In Leptospiraceae bacterium, one DNA window encodes the following:
- a CDS encoding type II toxin-antitoxin system prevent-host-death family antitoxin, protein MLSVGIRELKSHLSQYIDLVKKGENIVITEHNKIVAEIKIPQPQSSIDKNLKKVFNKLVADGTMIPPKQKTHISSNRKNKKNLIKRSEWWNIYQDSKED, encoded by the coding sequence ATGCTATCTGTTGGTATAAGAGAATTAAAATCACATTTAAGTCAATATATTGACCTGGTAAAGAAAGGCGAAAATATTGTTATCACTGAGCATAATAAGATCGTCGCAGAAATTAAAATTCCACAGCCGCAGTCATCAATAGACAAAAATTTAAAAAAAGTATTCAATAAACTTGTTGCTGATGGTACTATGATCCCGCCAAAACAAAAAACACATATTTCAAGTAATCGTAAAAACAAAAAGAATCTCATCAAGCGAAGTGAATGGTGGAATATTTATCAGGATTCTAAAGAAGATTGA
- a CDS encoding PIN domain-containing protein, translating into MVYYIESSILISILVEDDFYKKAENIWSLEGEKISSILTSIEAKIVLRRFHKLNKCILPLNWLSKKEKETDELLSQCYLIKIDERIRSIVDLKKEISDCRTLDAIHVATALFFKSEAGGQPLSICSFDARILAAGKKVGLSLNSS; encoded by the coding sequence ATGGTATATTACATAGAATCAAGCATCCTGATTTCGATTCTTGTTGAAGATGATTTTTATAAAAAAGCAGAAAATATCTGGTCTTTGGAAGGAGAAAAAATATCTTCAATTCTTACATCAATAGAAGCTAAAATTGTTCTAAGGAGATTTCATAAGCTAAATAAGTGTATCCTGCCTTTGAATTGGCTCTCAAAAAAAGAAAAAGAGACTGATGAATTATTATCTCAATGTTATCTGATAAAAATTGATGAAAGAATCAGAAGTATAGTAGATTTAAAAAAGGAGATTTCAGATTGCAGGACTCTTGATGCTATCCATGTTGCTACGGCACTATTTTTTAAAAGTGAAGCCGGTGGACAGCCATTATCAATATGCAGTTTTGATGCAAGAATTTTGGCTGCTGGTAAAAAAGTGGGGTTGTCGCTTAATAGCAGTTAA